The Mytilus galloprovincialis chromosome 2, xbMytGall1.hap1.1, whole genome shotgun sequence genome has a window encoding:
- the LOC143063263 gene encoding DNA repair protein XRCC2-like isoform X2, giving the protein MNLSKVETGAQLLARLGSRPSIQGIEDTLFIDGPNVKDVYELYGVEGSGKTELLLSIVTSIILPKDWNGYNLNGANAGVIFIDTDYKFQILRLVNIMEKRIMGKTEHDKLDTSKKTSSNDIEVLVKECLKKIMIVRCTSSFQLLVTLHSLESTISNNPDIAVIMIDSISAFYWIDRCNGGENIGAQETNMKHIVQQLSKLVKNYNLVLFATKALNFKKTNKENESKGDNCASPSEKKVLKDNHAEFLCKSWYKFVKHRLIFHKEKSFSVYCNSLKVDIQFTINEGGICFK; this is encoded by the exons ATGAATCTGTCAAAAGTGGAAACTGGAGCACAG tTATTAGCTCGTCTTGGGAGCAGGCCAAGTATTCAAGGCATAGAAGATACATTGTTCATAGATGGGCCTAATGTGAAAGATGTGTATGAATTATATGGTGTTGAAGGGTCAGGAAAGACGGAGTTGTTATTATCAATTGTAACGTCAATCATCTTACCCAAAGATTGGAATGGATATAATTTAAATGGAGCAAATGCTGGAGTTATATTCATTGATACAgattataaatttcaaatattgcgTCTTGTAAATATTATGGAGAAAAGGATCATGGGAAAGACTGAACATGACAAACTAGACACAAGTAAAAAGACATCCTCAAATGATATTGAAGTTCTTGTAAAAGAgtgtttaaagaaaataatgattgttaggtgtacaaGTAGTTTTCAGTTACTTGTTACCCTGCATAGTTTAGAATCAACAATTTCAAACAATCCTGATATTGCTGTTATTATGATTGACTCCATTTCCGCATTTTACTGGATTGATAGATGTAATGGCGGTGAAAATATTGGTGCACaagaaacaaatatgaaacatatTGTACAACAATTGTCAAAACTTGTGAAAAATTATAACTTAGTATTGTTTGCTACAAAAGCATTAAACTTTAAAAAGACTAATAAAGAGAATGAATCAAAGGGGGACAACTGTGCATCTCCTTCAGAGAAGAAAGTATTAAAAGACAACCATGCTGAATTTTTATGTAAATCATGGTATAAGTTTGTAAAACATAGacttatatttcacaaggagaaaTCTTTCAGTGTTTATTGTAATTCTTTAAAAGTTGACATTCAGTTCACAATAAATGAAGGTGgtatatgttttaaatga
- the LOC143063263 gene encoding DNA repair protein XRCC2-like isoform X1, translated as MYMYHINISKGSRPGCLDTYSLYYPLLARLGSRPSIQGIEDTLFIDGPNVKDVYELYGVEGSGKTELLLSIVTSIILPKDWNGYNLNGANAGVIFIDTDYKFQILRLVNIMEKRIMGKTEHDKLDTSKKTSSNDIEVLVKECLKKIMIVRCTSSFQLLVTLHSLESTISNNPDIAVIMIDSISAFYWIDRCNGGENIGAQETNMKHIVQQLSKLVKNYNLVLFATKALNFKKTNKENESKGDNCASPSEKKVLKDNHAEFLCKSWYKFVKHRLIFHKEKSFSVYCNSLKVDIQFTINEGGICFK; from the exons atgtacatgtaccacATAAATATTTCAAAGGGTAGCAGACCTGGATGCTTAGATACATATAGCTTATATTACCCA tTATTAGCTCGTCTTGGGAGCAGGCCAAGTATTCAAGGCATAGAAGATACATTGTTCATAGATGGGCCTAATGTGAAAGATGTGTATGAATTATATGGTGTTGAAGGGTCAGGAAAGACGGAGTTGTTATTATCAATTGTAACGTCAATCATCTTACCCAAAGATTGGAATGGATATAATTTAAATGGAGCAAATGCTGGAGTTATATTCATTGATACAgattataaatttcaaatattgcgTCTTGTAAATATTATGGAGAAAAGGATCATGGGAAAGACTGAACATGACAAACTAGACACAAGTAAAAAGACATCCTCAAATGATATTGAAGTTCTTGTAAAAGAgtgtttaaagaaaataatgattgttaggtgtacaaGTAGTTTTCAGTTACTTGTTACCCTGCATAGTTTAGAATCAACAATTTCAAACAATCCTGATATTGCTGTTATTATGATTGACTCCATTTCCGCATTTTACTGGATTGATAGATGTAATGGCGGTGAAAATATTGGTGCACaagaaacaaatatgaaacatatTGTACAACAATTGTCAAAACTTGTGAAAAATTATAACTTAGTATTGTTTGCTACAAAAGCATTAAACTTTAAAAAGACTAATAAAGAGAATGAATCAAAGGGGGACAACTGTGCATCTCCTTCAGAGAAGAAAGTATTAAAAGACAACCATGCTGAATTTTTATGTAAATCATGGTATAAGTTTGTAAAACATAGacttatatttcacaaggagaaaTCTTTCAGTGTTTATTGTAATTCTTTAAAAGTTGACATTCAGTTCACAATAAATGAAGGTGgtatatgttttaaatga